GCCTGGTCCGCGGCCAGCGGGGAGCGCGGCGGGCGGGTGGGGCCTCCGTGGCGCCCCGCGAGGTCCATGGACAACTTGATGGCCTGCACGAACTCGGTACGGGAGTCCCAGCGCAGCAGCGGGTGCAGGGCCTTGTACAGCGGCAGCGCCAGGTCCAGGTCGTGGTCGAGCGCGGCCCGGTAGAGGGTGGCGCACGCGCCGGGCAGGGCGTTGGGGTAACCGGCGATCCAGCCGACCGCGCCCGCGAGGGCGAGTTCGAGGAGCACGTCGTCCGCGCCCACCAGCAGGTCCAGCTCGGGGACCAGTTCGGCGAGTTCGTAGGCGCGGCGGACGTCGCCGCTGAACTCCTTGACGGCGACGACGTGCCCGTCGGCGTGCATCCGGGCGAGCAGGGCCGGGGTGAGGTCGGTCCTCGTGTCGTACGGGTTGTTGTACGCGACCACCGGCAGTCCGGCCGCCGCGACCTCCGCGAAGTGGGCCCTTACCGCTTCCTCGTCGGCCCGGTACGCGTTGGGCGGCAGCAGGAGCACCGAGCCGCAGCCCTCTTCGGCGGCCTGGTCGGCCCAGCGGCGGGCCTCGGCACTGCCGTACGCGGACACGCCGGGCATGACGCGGGCGCCGTCGCCCGCCGCCTCGACGGCCACGCGGACGACACGGGCGCGTTCGTCGTCGGTCAGGGTCTGGTACTCGCCGAGCGACCCGTTGGGGACGACCCCGTCGCAGCCGTCGGCGACGAGGCGGGCGACGTGCTCGGCGTACGCGTCGAAGTCCACGGAGAGGTCGTCCCTCAGGGGGAGGGCGGTGGCGACCATGAGGCCGCGCCAGGGGCGGGGAGGGAGCGCGGGGGTCTGGGTGAGGGTGGAGTCGGGGGTGGGGGTCGGGGTGGTCATCAGGGGGTTCCTCCGTTGGTGAGGTCGGTGGGGGTGGTGGGAGCGGTGGGGTCTGCGGGGCCTGTTCCGGTGTGCAGGGCCGCCAGGTGGCCGAGCGGTACGGGGCAGGAGAGCGGGCGCCGGTCGGGGGCCGGGGGCTCCCCCGCCAGACGGGCGACGGCCTGACCGCACATGCGGCCCTGGCACCAACCCATTCCGGCGCGGGTGAGCAGCTTCACCGTGCGCGTGTCGTGGGCGCCGTACTCGGTGACGGCCTCGCGGACGCGGCCCGCGGTGACCTCCTCGCAGCGGCACACCTCGGTCGTGTCGTCCAGCCAGCCCGTCCAGCCGGGGCCCGGCCGGTGCGCGGCGGCCATCGCGTCGGCGAACGCCCGCAGCCTCGCGCGGCGGCGGGTGAGCGCGGCGGTGCGGCGCGGGTCGCGGGGCGTGCCGCACAGGGCGTGGGCGATGGCGTCGGCGGCGATCTCGCCCTCGGTGAGCGCCAGGTCGGCGCCGCCCACCCCGGCGGTCTCCCCCGCCGCCCACACGCCCGGCACGGTCGTCGCCTGGTCGGCGTCCACGACGAGCGCCGGGGTGTCGTCGGGGGTGCGGCGGGTGGCGCAGCCGAGGCCGGTGGCGAGTTCCAGCTGCGGTACGAGGCCGTGGCCGACGGCGAGCACATCGCACGGGACGCGCCGGGACGTGCCCGGTACGGGGCGCCAGTCGCGGTCGAGCCGGGTGACGGTGACCGCTTCGACGCGGGTGGTGCCGTGGGCGGCGGTGACGGCGTGCCGGGTGAGCAGCCGGGTCGCGTGGCGCAGCAGGGCGCCGCCGTGGAGGGCGCCTTCGGTGAGCTTCGCCGGGTTGCGCACGAGGACGGGCAGCGCGCGGGCGTACGCGGTGTAGTCGGCGGCCTCCACGACGGCCGGTACGCGCACCCCTGCGGCGGCGAGCGAACCCGCGACGGCCAGCAGCAGGGGCCCGCTGCCCGCGACGACGACGCGCCTGCCCGGCAGGACCGGCCCGGACTTCAGCAGGGCCTGTGCGCCGCCCGCGCCCAGAACCCCCGGCAACGTCCAGCCCGGAAAGGGCAGTTGGCGTTCGTACGCGCCGGTCGCCAGCAGCACGGCACGCGCGTGGACGGTGGCCGGTGTCTCGTCGGGCCCGGCGACGGCGTGCAGCGTCCAGGCCGCCCCGCCGGGCCCGGGGTGCGGGACGACGGTCCACACATGGTGGGCGGGCAGGTGGCGGACGCGGCCGGTACGGCGGTGCTCCTCCAGGCGGCGGGCGCGGGGCGCGTAGTGGCGCCGGCCGTGGCGGGTGTCCGGGTGGGCCTCCCCGGCGGCGTGGCGGTGGAACTGGCCGCCCGGCCGCTCCCCCGCGTCCAGCAGCGTGACGCTCAGGCCCTGGTCGGCGGCGGTGACGGCGGCGGCGAGCCCGGCGGGGCCCGCGCCGACGACGGCGAGGTCAGCGGGCGGGTTCATGACCGGGGCCCTCCTGGATCGTGTTCCGGCCGGTGGCTTGCCTCGTGGGTTCGTGGCCGGTGCCCTCCTGGGTGGTGACGGTGTCGCCGGGGCGTACGGGCAGGAGGCAGGCGCGCTGGTTGGGGCGGCCGTTGACGGTGGCGAGGCAGTCGTGGCAGGTGCCGATGAAGCAGAACGCGCCGCGCGGGGCGCGCTGGTGGCGGGTGGTTCGCCAGGACGTGATCCCGGCCGCCCAGAGCGCGGCGGCGAGGGTCTGCCCGGGTACGGCGGTGAGCGGCGTGCCGTCGAAGGTGAACCGGTAGGGGGTCATGGTCTGCTCCTGGGCGGTGCGGGCCTGGGATGCGGGGCGGTGAGCTGGTGGCCGGGGCCGCGCCGGGGTCCGGGCGGTTTCGGCGCGGGGCGGAGGTGGGTGGTCGGCCTTGGTACGGGGCGGGCGATCCGTCCGTACGGCTGGGCGCGGGAGTCCTGTGGGCGGACGGGCCGCGGGGTGCGGCGGGGCGGGCGACGCCTCGCAGGGCGGTCAGGTGGTGAAGCGGTCGGGGCGGAACGGGGCCGCCGGTACGGGTGGCTCGGCGCCCGTCAGGGAGGCCGTGACCAGCGCGGCCGTCGCCGGGGCGAGGCCGATGCCCGCGCCCTCGTGCCCGCACGCGTGGTGCAGGCCCGGCACACGCGGGTCCGGGCCGATGGCCGGGAGGTGGTCGGGCAGGTACGGCCGGAACCCGCAGTACGCGCGCACCGCCCGCACCCGCTCCAGCGCCGGGAACAGCGCCACGGCCCGCGCCGCCAGCCGGTGCAGGGCCTCCGTCGACAGGGTCCGGTCGAACCCGACGCGTTCCCGTGTCGCCCCGATGAGCACCGGCCCGGCCGGGGTGCCCTCCACGACGGGTGACGACTGGAGGTCGGCGGAGCCGCTGGCGACATCGGCGACGTAGTCCGCCGCGTACACCTTGTGGCGGACGAACCCGGGCGGCAGCGGTTCGGTGACCAGCACGAAACCGCGCCGGGGCATGACGGGCAGCCGCGTCCCGGCGAGGGCGGCGACCTGGCCGCCCCAGGTCCCGGCGGCGTTGACGACGGCGGGGGCGTGGAGGTCGCCGCGCGGGGTGCGCACGCCCCGTACGGCTCCGTCGGGGCCGGTCAGGACGGCGGTCACCTCCTCCCCGAGCCGTACGTCGGCTCCGGCGCGGCGCGCGGCGCGCAGCAGGGCGGCCGCGGCGCGGGCGGGCTGGACCTGCGCGTCCTGCGGGTAGTGCACGCCCCCGGCGAGGCCGGGCGCCAACCGCGGCTCCAGAGCGTGCAGTTGTGAGGGGCCGACCTCGTGCGCCGTGACGCCGGCCGCGCGTTGGCGGGCGGCGAGGGTGCGGAGCGCGGCGAGGGCGGTCTCGTCGGGTGCGATGACGAGACCGCCCTTGGGCTCGTACTCGATGGCGTCCTCCCGGGGGAGGGTCGCGGCGAGTTCGCGCCAGAGCCGGGTGGAGAGCAGTGCGAGACCGAGCTCGGGTCCGGGCTCCTTGTCGGAGACGAGGAGGTTGCCCTCGCCCGCTCCGGTGGTGCCACCCGCGACGGGGCCCCGGTCGACGACGGCGACGGAGAGGCCGGCGCGGGCCGCGTGGTACGCGCAGGCCGCTCCGACCACTCCGGCGCCGACGATCACGGCGTCCACGGCCGCGGTGTCGGGGGGCGCGCTGGGACGGCTTCGGTTACGTCTCATGGGCACGTCAATAATATTTCACATGGCACTGACGCCTCACAAGACCCCGGTCCCGGCGGCGTTCAGCGGCGCAGCGGCCCCTCGCAGAGGTAGTCCGCACTGCCCGCCGTGCGGTCGGCCCAGATCTCCACCTCCCCGAACGAGCAGTTCATGTCGGAGAGGTTGGGCGAGGCGGGCGCCGCCCGGTCGAGCAGGAAGTAGTCCACCGTCTCGGCCATGTCGTGGAACACCCGGTCGGCGCTTCCCGCGTCGGCGAGGCGGGCGGTGACACGGCCCGTGCAGGTGAAGCGGGGCATGCCCGTGTCGCCGTTGGCGGTGCAGCGCGGGTCGCCGTGGGTGGCCGCGGCGAGGGTGGCGCGTATGGCTTCGGCGGTCGTCTCGCGGAGCCCGCTGTCGGGGACGTACGAGGTGTTCGGGACGAACAGGTCGTCCACGCGGGCGATCTCCCGGTCGAGGAACGCGTCGTAGCCGCGCTGGATCGCCGGGTCGCCGCCCAGCCGGGCGCGCCAGGCGTCGAAGGCGGCCGGATCGTCGGCGCGCAGGTGCCGGTACATCTCCCGCAGCAGGGCGGGGCGTTCGGTCCACAGGTACGAGAAGAACGTCCCGGCGTAGGCGTAGAAGCGGAAGCCGTCGC
This genomic window from Streptomyces thermolilacinus SPC6 contains:
- a CDS encoding NAD(P)/FAD-dependent oxidoreductase; its protein translation is MRRNRSRPSAPPDTAAVDAVIVGAGVVGAACAYHAARAGLSVAVVDRGPVAGGTTGAGEGNLLVSDKEPGPELGLALLSTRLWRELAATLPREDAIEYEPKGGLVIAPDETALAALRTLAARQRAAGVTAHEVGPSQLHALEPRLAPGLAGGVHYPQDAQVQPARAAAALLRAARRAGADVRLGEEVTAVLTGPDGAVRGVRTPRGDLHAPAVVNAAGTWGGQVAALAGTRLPVMPRRGFVLVTEPLPPGFVRHKVYAADYVADVASGSADLQSSPVVEGTPAGPVLIGATRERVGFDRTLSTEALHRLAARAVALFPALERVRAVRAYCGFRPYLPDHLPAIGPDPRVPGLHHACGHEGAGIGLAPATAALVTASLTGAEPPVPAAPFRPDRFTT
- a CDS encoding (2Fe-2S)-binding protein; the protein is MTPYRFTFDGTPLTAVPGQTLAAALWAAGITSWRTTRHQRAPRGAFCFIGTCHDCLATVNGRPNQRACLLPVRPGDTVTTQEGTGHEPTRQATGRNTIQEGPGHEPAR
- a CDS encoding dihydrodipicolinate synthase family protein yields the protein MTTPTPTPDSTLTQTPALPPRPWRGLMVATALPLRDDLSVDFDAYAEHVARLVADGCDGVVPNGSLGEYQTLTDDERARVVRVAVEAAGDGARVMPGVSAYGSAEARRWADQAAEEGCGSVLLLPPNAYRADEEAVRAHFAEVAAAGLPVVAYNNPYDTRTDLTPALLARMHADGHVVAVKEFSGDVRRAYELAELVPELDLLVGADDVLLELALAGAVGWIAGYPNALPGACATLYRAALDHDLDLALPLYKALHPLLRWDSRTEFVQAIKLSMDLAGRHGGPTRPPRSPLAADQAAAVRAATEKALAEGLD
- a CDS encoding FAD-dependent oxidoreductase, which translates into the protein MNPPADLAVVGAGPAGLAAAVTAADQGLSVTLLDAGERPGGQFHRHAAGEAHPDTRHGRRHYAPRARRLEEHRRTGRVRHLPAHHVWTVVPHPGPGGAAWTLHAVAGPDETPATVHARAVLLATGAYERQLPFPGWTLPGVLGAGGAQALLKSGPVLPGRRVVVAGSGPLLLAVAGSLAAAGVRVPAVVEAADYTAYARALPVLVRNPAKLTEGALHGGALLRHATRLLTRHAVTAAHGTTRVEAVTVTRLDRDWRPVPGTSRRVPCDVLAVGHGLVPQLELATGLGCATRRTPDDTPALVVDADQATTVPGVWAAGETAGVGGADLALTEGEIAADAIAHALCGTPRDPRRTAALTRRRARLRAFADAMAAAHRPGPGWTGWLDDTTEVCRCEEVTAGRVREAVTEYGAHDTRTVKLLTRAGMGWCQGRMCGQAVARLAGEPPAPDRRPLSCPVPLGHLAALHTGTGPADPTAPTTPTDLTNGGTP